A region of the Microbacterium sp. SL75 genome:
CTCGTCCATCCCTTCGGCCCGACTGCTCGGGCATCCCACCGAGCGTCTCCCCGGTAACGCGCACGTGCTCTTCCCGGATGCCGCGGGCGAGACGCTGCTCTTCCTGCTCGACATGGAGCAGATCGCGGTGTCGACGGGGTCCGCGTGTCAGGCCGGGGTCGCGGAGCCCTCGCACGTGGTTCTGGCTCTCGGGCTGGACGATCGTGCGGCGCGCTCGGTTCTGCGATTCACGCTCGGCCGCACCTCGACGGACGCCGACGTCGACGCCGTGCTCTCCCGTCTGCCCGATGCGTACGCCCGGGCCGTCGCATCCGGCGCCCGTTCAGACCGACGTTCGTAGACTGGGACGATGCGAGTTCTGGCGGCGATGAGCGGTGGGGTCGACTCCGCGGTGGCTGCGGCCCGCGCGGTGGAGGCGGGTCACGACGTGGTCGGCGTACACCTGGCGCTGTCGCGCGCCGGGGGGACTCTCCGCGCCGGTAGCCGCGGCTGCTGCACGATCGAAGACGCCATGGACGCACGGCGTGCCGCCGACAAGCTCGGCATGCCCTTCTACGTCTGGGATTTCTCGGAGCGGTTCCGCGACGACGTGATCGATGACTTCGTGGCGGAGTACCGTGCCGGGCGCACCCCGAATCCCTGCATGCGCTGCAACGAGAAGATCAAGTTCGCCGCGCTTCTGGAGCGCGCGCTGGAGCTCGGCTTCGACGCCGTGTGCACGGGTCACTACGCCACGCTCGTCGATACGCCCGACGGGCGCGAGCTGCATCGGGCTTCCGACAACGCGAAGGACCAGTCCTACGTGCTGGGCGTGCTCACGGCCGAGCAGCTCGCTCACACCTACTTCCCGCTCGGTTCGACGCCCTCGAAGGCGCTCGTGCGCGCCGAGGCGGAGGAGCGCGGGCTGTCGGTGGCGCAGAAGCCCGACAGCCACGACATCTGCTTCATCCCCGACGGCGACACGCGCGGCTGGCTCGCCAACAAGGTCGGTGCCGAGCGCGGAGAGATCCTCGATCGCACAGGTGCGGTGGTCGGCACGCACGAGGGGGCGCACGCCTTCACGGTCGGTCAGCGTCGCGGCCTGCAACTGGGGGTTCCCGCGGCCGACGGCAAACCGCGATTCGTGCTCGAGGTCCGCCCGATCAACAACACGGTCGTGGTCGGCCCCAAGGAGGCGCTCGCGTGCTCCGAGATCGCGGGGGAGCGCTTCACCTGGGCGGGTCGGGCACCCTCGTCGACCTCTTTCGCGTGTCACGCGCAGATCCGCGCGCACGCCGATCCCGTCCCGGCGACGGCCGAGCTCGTCGACGGTGTGCTGACGGTGCGTCCCGAGACGCCGTTCGACGGTGTGGCGCCCGGGCAGACCGCGGTGCTCTACGACGGCACGCGCGTGCTCGGGCAGTTCACGATCGATCGGACGGTGTCGGCGGTTCCGGTCGAGGCGTGACCGGTGAGGGACTTGGTGGTGCAAGGCCCTCCGAGGATGTCGGAACCCCTCCCTAAGCTGGATGAGTGACCGAGCACGATCAGCTTCCCGACCTCACCCTCGATGAGGCACGCGCCGAGGCGGGCGAACTCACGCAGCGCATCGTCGGCGCGCGCGACGCCTACTACGGGCGCGATGCCGAGGTCGTCGACGACGCGACCTACGACGGGTGGATGCACCGGCTCGAGG
Encoded here:
- the mnmA gene encoding tRNA 2-thiouridine(34) synthase MnmA; translation: MRVLAAMSGGVDSAVAAARAVEAGHDVVGVHLALSRAGGTLRAGSRGCCTIEDAMDARRAADKLGMPFYVWDFSERFRDDVIDDFVAEYRAGRTPNPCMRCNEKIKFAALLERALELGFDAVCTGHYATLVDTPDGRELHRASDNAKDQSYVLGVLTAEQLAHTYFPLGSTPSKALVRAEAEERGLSVAQKPDSHDICFIPDGDTRGWLANKVGAERGEILDRTGAVVGTHEGAHAFTVGQRRGLQLGVPAADGKPRFVLEVRPINNTVVVGPKEALACSEIAGERFTWAGRAPSSTSFACHAQIRAHADPVPATAELVDGVLTVRPETPFDGVAPGQTAVLYDGTRVLGQFTIDRTVSAVPVEA